A part of Diachasmimorpha longicaudata isolate KC_UGA_2023 chromosome 11, iyDiaLong2, whole genome shotgun sequence genomic DNA contains:
- the LOC135167255 gene encoding formylglycine-generating enzyme isoform X1 has product MKLMNKTLQLVIIFLFSFYVRTDGNECSCGKNLNRKSGKRRATDEFCSALSEDQDDRECRGGSPLEFVPEEMVLIEGGVYSVGTDKPILVADGEGPKRKVVLESFYMDKYEVSNWNFEIFVRETGYKTEAEEFGNSFVFEGLLSEGVKEGIEQAVAQAPWWLPVDKADWRHPEGVGSSIEERMDHPVVHVSWNDASSFCKWAGKRLPTEAEWEVACKGGLNDRLYPWGNKLMPNDQHRMNIWQGEFPHKNTAEDGYEGTAPVTSYPNNSYGVYNMAGNVWEWTSDWWSTRHSREETTNPVGPNSGSDKVKKGGSYLCHESYCFRYRCAARSQNTPDTSAGNLGFRCARTST; this is encoded by the exons ATGAAGTTGATGAACAAAACTTTGCAATTAGTGATTATATTTTTGTTCTCTTTTTACGTCAGAACTGATGGTAATGAATGCTCCTGTGGGAAAAATTTGAACAGAAAAAGTGGAAAGAGGAGAGCGACTGATGAATTTTGTTCTGCACTTTCGGAGGATCAAGATGACAGGGAATGCAGAGGAGGTTCTCCACTCGAGTTTGTTCCTGAAGAAATGGTGTTAATTGAAGGGGGAGTTTACTCTGTAGGTACAGATAAACCAATCCTCGTGGCCGATGGAGAGGGCCCGAAGAGAAAAGTTGTTCTGGAGAGCTTCTATATGGACAAGTACGAAGTTAGCAATTGGAACTTTGAGATTTTTGTTAGGGAGACGGGATATAAGACGGAGGCGGAAGAGTTTGGCAACTCCTTCGTGTTTGAGGGGTTGTTGAGTGAAGGGGTGAAGGAGGGGATCGAGCAGGCGGTCGCTCAGGCTCCCTGGTGGCTGCCAGTTGATAAAGCCGACTGGAGACATCCTGAAGGAGTTGGTTCTAGTATTGAAG aGAGAATGGATCATCCTGTAGTTCACGTATCGTGGAACGACGCGTCATCATTCTGTAAATGGGCCGGTAAAAGACTGCCAACCGAGGCTGAATGGGAGGTAGCATGTAAGGGTGGGCTCAATGACCGGCTCTACCCCTGGGGCAATAAACTCATGCCCAATGATCAGCACAG GATGAATATTTGGCAAGGAGAATTCCCACATAAAAATACTGCTGAGGATGGCTACGAGGGAACTGCCCCCGTCACTTCCTATCCCAACAATAGCTATGGAGTCTATAACATGGCTGGGAACGTTTGGGAATGGACGTCTGATTGGTGGAGCACCAGGCATTCTAGGGAGGAAACAACTAATCCA GTTGGACCTAACTCAGGTAGTGACAAGGTGAAGAAGGGAGGATCCTACCTCTGCCATGAGAGTTATTGCTTCAGGTACAGATGTGCTGCTAGGAGCCAGAATACTCCGGACACATCTGCTGGAAATCTTGGATTCAGGTGCGCTCGTACTTCGACGTGA
- the LOC135167252 gene encoding uncharacterized protein LOC135167252 — protein MVAKITSYDANIFNSTYDNIRLIGDKIWEYNQSDPYRKLNRSLWIKISQLSRNHNLKKAKLVSQVIPESRLSKYGNYHYDDEREYLYVRDIETSITHEPISCSMESREPWLHPDVKKYFTRLKSKSFQSEALLNDESSDSGIIDDEYRRHCRLPYTITTAAEFQLKLRISSARVIDLWRNNYHKQFMSNDIQNSCYESNKEQRTHQIHHHKRMGIENDILCNVQTHAIVISRNRCRERDCKCSAKTSVPILSAEVPEFFPKGQRLEVQYESVPLQYFPSVPERIYNRPTLPNVTSMYQNPGIPLLATPIMTPLIRTPQWLPRIAPPLQIQVPVCTLGPQTFTTIQSICPIIHRPLQLNEKINHHDQVTTTIPVYQRPLDNFQENRRKTQTVDFKNLILLTKSGLKARRSQSKHPEPFNVSPETGNNHQPDNLLQFVDKRIQPRRPRHFITSTPVDQNSRHLDCHLDVDDVCESASSKCHHTKNFLTPKP, from the exons ATGGTAGCAAAGATAACGTCGTACGATGCTAATATTTTTAACAGCACTTACGATAATATTCGTTTGATTGGTGATAAGATTTGGGAATATAATCAGTCGGACCCTTATCGCAAGCTCAATCGTTCCCTGTGGATAAAG ATATCCCAGTTATCCCGTAATCACAACCTAAAGAAAGCGAAGCTTGTATCGCAAGTAATTCCCGAGTCACGATTATCAAAATATGGTAATTATCATTACGATGATGAGCGAGAATATCTCTATGTCAGAGATATCGAGACATCGATCACTCACGAGCCCATCAGCTGTTCCATGGAATCAAGAGAGCCCTGGTTACATCCAGACGTCAAGAAGTACTTCACCCGGTTGAAGTCAAAATCCTTTCAATCAGAG GCATTGTTAAACGATGAATCGAGTGATTCAGGAATTATCGATGATGAGTACAGGAGACACTGTCGTTTACCCTACACAATCACCACCGCTGCTGAATTTCAACTCAAACTTCGTATATCGAGTGCTAGAGTAATCGACCTGTGGAGAAACAATTATCATAAACAATTTATGAGTAACGATATCCAGAATAGTTGTTATGAAAGTAATAAAGAACAACGAACCCATCAGATCCATCATCACAAACGAATGGGGATTGAAAACGATATATTGTGTAATGTACAGACACATGCTATAGTTATATCGAGAAATCGatgtagagagagagattgcAAGTGTAGTGCAAAGACATCTGTGCCAATTCTTAGTGCTGAAGtaccagaattttttccaaaaggaCAACGACTGGAGGTGCAATATGAGTCTGTACCACTTCAGTATTTTCCCTCTGTACCAGAGAGAATTTACAATCGTCCAACGTTGCCAAATGTCACATCTATGTACCAA AATCCTGGAATTCCACTATTGGCAACACCCATTATGACACCACTGATCCGAACACCCCAATGGTTACCAAGAATAGCTCCACCACTGCAAATTCAAGTGCCTGTATGTACACTAGGACCACAGACATTCACAACAATTCAATCAATCTGTCCCATCATTCATCGCCCActtcaattgaatgaaaagaTTAATCATCACGATCAAGTGACAACGACAATTCCAGTCTATCAACGACCACTGGACAATTTTCAGGAGAACAGGAGAAAGACTCAGACCGTTGATTTTAAGAATTTAATACTCCTGACGAAGAGCGGACTGAAGGCTAGACGAAGTCAATCAAAACATCCTGAGCCCTTCAATGTATCACCAGAGACGGGTAATAATCATCAACCTGATAATTTACTGCAATTTGTGGATAAAAGGATTCAACCAAGAAGACCCAGACACTTCATAACATCGACTCCTGTCGACCAAAATTCCCGTCATTTGGATTGTCACCTAGATGTTGATGATGTATGCGAATCTGCCTCATCGAAGTGTCACCATACCAAAAACTTCCTGACCCCCAAGCCCTAA
- the LOC135167255 gene encoding formylglycine-generating enzyme isoform X2 encodes MVLIEGGVYSVGTDKPILVADGEGPKRKVVLESFYMDKYEVSNWNFEIFVRETGYKTEAEEFGNSFVFEGLLSEGVKEGIEQAVAQAPWWLPVDKADWRHPEGVGSSIEERMDHPVVHVSWNDASSFCKWAGKRLPTEAEWEVACKGGLNDRLYPWGNKLMPNDQHRMNIWQGEFPHKNTAEDGYEGTAPVTSYPNNSYGVYNMAGNVWEWTSDWWSTRHSREETTNPVGPNSGSDKVKKGGSYLCHESYCFRYRCAARSQNTPDTSAGNLGFRCARTST; translated from the exons ATGGTGTTAATTGAAGGGGGAGTTTACTCTGTAGGTACAGATAAACCAATCCTCGTGGCCGATGGAGAGGGCCCGAAGAGAAAAGTTGTTCTGGAGAGCTTCTATATGGACAAGTACGAAGTTAGCAATTGGAACTTTGAGATTTTTGTTAGGGAGACGGGATATAAGACGGAGGCGGAAGAGTTTGGCAACTCCTTCGTGTTTGAGGGGTTGTTGAGTGAAGGGGTGAAGGAGGGGATCGAGCAGGCGGTCGCTCAGGCTCCCTGGTGGCTGCCAGTTGATAAAGCCGACTGGAGACATCCTGAAGGAGTTGGTTCTAGTATTGAAG aGAGAATGGATCATCCTGTAGTTCACGTATCGTGGAACGACGCGTCATCATTCTGTAAATGGGCCGGTAAAAGACTGCCAACCGAGGCTGAATGGGAGGTAGCATGTAAGGGTGGGCTCAATGACCGGCTCTACCCCTGGGGCAATAAACTCATGCCCAATGATCAGCACAG GATGAATATTTGGCAAGGAGAATTCCCACATAAAAATACTGCTGAGGATGGCTACGAGGGAACTGCCCCCGTCACTTCCTATCCCAACAATAGCTATGGAGTCTATAACATGGCTGGGAACGTTTGGGAATGGACGTCTGATTGGTGGAGCACCAGGCATTCTAGGGAGGAAACAACTAATCCA GTTGGACCTAACTCAGGTAGTGACAAGGTGAAGAAGGGAGGATCCTACCTCTGCCATGAGAGTTATTGCTTCAGGTACAGATGTGCTGCTAGGAGCCAGAATACTCCGGACACATCTGCTGGAAATCTTGGATTCAGGTGCGCTCGTACTTCGACGTGA